From Streptomyces sp. CMB-StM0423, a single genomic window includes:
- a CDS encoding ArsR/SmtB family transcription factor yields the protein MSKLQEMVAALPAEPCCPALTERELTVEEAELTAAMFKALGDPVRLRLFSKVASHPDSEACVCDIADVGVSQPTVSHHLKKLKEAGLLASERRGTWVYYRVEPAVLAAMGRLLTPAPAKAA from the coding sequence ATGTCGAAGCTTCAGGAGATGGTGGCCGCGCTTCCGGCCGAGCCGTGCTGCCCTGCCCTGACCGAGCGCGAGCTGACCGTCGAGGAAGCCGAACTCACCGCCGCGATGTTCAAGGCCCTCGGCGACCCGGTCAGACTCCGCCTTTTCTCCAAGGTGGCCTCCCACCCGGACAGCGAAGCCTGCGTGTGCGACATCGCCGACGTCGGCGTCTCCCAGCCCACCGTGTCCCACCACCTGAAGAAGCTCAAGGAAGCCGGCCTCCTGGCATCCGAACGCCGCGGAACGTGGGTCTACTACCGCGTCGAGCCCGCGGTCCTGGCAGCCATGGGCCGCCTCCTCACCCCCGCCCCCGCGAAGGCGGCCTGA
- a CDS encoding SDR family oxidoreductase: MASPVHAPQSRTAVVTGGSSGIGAATARELARAGFTVVLAARRADRLKAVAEEIRAEGGTVRAYPLDVTDREAVAAFAEQVEVCDVLVNVAGGAYGVEEVAEADPGDWGRMYEVNVLGALKMTQALLPKLLASGDGTVVVLTSTASFTCYEGGGGYSAAKHGAHVLAETLRLESCGQPLRVIEIAPGMVQTDEFSLNRYRGDTTKADAVYAGVPGPLVAEDVADAVAWAVTRPSHVNVDLMVVRPRAQAAQHKVHRVP, translated from the coding sequence ATGGCATCACCCGTCCACGCCCCGCAGTCGCGTACCGCGGTGGTCACCGGAGGGAGCAGCGGTATCGGTGCGGCCACCGCACGCGAGTTGGCGCGAGCCGGTTTCACTGTGGTCCTTGCCGCGCGTCGGGCCGACCGACTCAAGGCGGTTGCCGAGGAGATCCGGGCCGAGGGCGGCACGGTGCGTGCGTATCCGCTGGATGTGACGGATCGGGAGGCTGTCGCCGCGTTCGCCGAGCAGGTCGAGGTCTGCGATGTGCTGGTGAACGTCGCCGGCGGTGCCTACGGGGTGGAGGAGGTGGCGGAGGCCGATCCAGGCGACTGGGGGCGCATGTACGAGGTCAACGTGCTGGGCGCGCTCAAGATGACGCAGGCGCTGCTGCCGAAGTTGCTGGCGAGCGGTGACGGCACCGTGGTGGTGCTGACGTCGACGGCGTCCTTCACCTGCTACGAAGGCGGGGGCGGGTACAGCGCGGCCAAGCACGGGGCGCATGTGCTCGCGGAGACGTTGCGGCTTGAGTCGTGCGGGCAGCCGCTGCGGGTGATCGAGATCGCGCCCGGCATGGTGCAGACCGACGAGTTCTCACTCAACCGCTACCGCGGCGACACCACGAAGGCCGACGCGGTCTACGCCGGAGTCCCCGGCCCGCTGGTCGCCGAGGACGTGGCGGACGCGGTGGCGTGGGCGGTGACCCGTCCCTCGCACGTGAACGTCGATCTCATGGTCGTACGCCCCCGGGCGCAGGCCGCCCAGCACAAGGTGCATCGCGTCCCCTAG